Proteins encoded within one genomic window of Actinomycetes bacterium:
- a CDS encoding ABC transporter permease, whose amino-acid sequence MGKTLTKKINSKYYPAFLFVAILAVWEMLSRLGVFPPFILPPPSSIVISLFTDFKSMQLDILVTLYEAFAGFIIAIVLSFLIAVLMDALRAFKKTIYPLLIISQTIPIIIIAPLFIIWFGYGYTPKLIIVILICFFPITISLMQSLSGVDNELIDLLRSMGSGRLQIYRYVKLPASMPGFFSGLKIAATYSIMGATIGEWVGGKDGLGVYMIRAKQSFATDRVFAAILVITILSILLLKFIELIERRTMPWKIKAGEPYID is encoded by the coding sequence ATTAACAAAAAAGATAAACAGCAAATATTACCCCGCGTTTCTGTTTGTGGCCATACTGGCAGTATGGGAGATGCTCTCCAGGCTGGGAGTATTTCCTCCCTTTATACTTCCTCCCCCCAGCAGCATAGTAATATCCCTGTTTACAGATTTTAAATCTATGCAGCTGGATATACTGGTTACCCTGTATGAAGCGTTTGCCGGATTTATTATCGCCATAGTACTTTCGTTTTTAATAGCAGTGCTTATGGATGCCTTAAGAGCTTTTAAGAAAACCATATACCCTTTACTTATAATATCCCAGACCATCCCCATTATAATTATAGCCCCGCTATTTATAATCTGGTTTGGTTACGGCTATACTCCCAAGCTTATTATAGTTATACTGATATGCTTTTTTCCGATTACCATAAGTCTGATGCAGTCACTCTCGGGAGTAGACAATGAACTTATCGACCTGTTAAGGTCCATGGGTTCAGGCAGGCTCCAGATATACAGGTATGTAAAACTTCCCGCCTCCATGCCGGGCTTTTTTTCCGGGCTCAAAATTGCGGCCACTTACAGCATAATGGGAGCCACCATTGGAGAATGGGTGGGAGGCAAGGACGGCCTGGGGGTATATATGATAAGGGCCAAACAATCTTTTGCTACCGACAGGGTTTTTGCAGCAATACTGGTTATCACTATACTCAGCATACTGCTGCTTAAGTTTATTGAGCTAATTGAAAGAAGAACCATGCCCTGGAAAATAAAGGCTGGTGAACCATACATTGATTAA